The proteins below are encoded in one region of Nitrospirota bacterium:
- a CDS encoding aconitate hydratase codes for MSMDLAKNLYAKMPAVFAKARKQFGRGLTLAEKVLVSHADNFDTQTWERGKAMLSLRPDRVAMQDATAQMAILQFMQANKKQAAVPSTIHCDHLIRAEMGSEKDLLRAMDENKEVYNFLASAAKKYGIGFWKPGAGIIHQVVLENYAFPGSLIIGTDSHTPNGGGLGGLAIGVGGADAGEVMAGLPWEVLHPKLIGIRLTGKLSGWASPKDVILYLCGLLTVKGGTNKIVEYFGPGAETISATGKGTICNMGAELGATTSVFPFDQKMVAYLNIMDRADLANLAISHKESLVADPEVYQSPEKYYDQIVEVDLSKLEPHVVGPHTPDLARPISKMAAEAKEKGYPLEVKAALIGSCTNSSYEDISRSAHIAQQGLKAGLKAKASFLVSPGSERIYHTMKRDGFLETFEQLGGTVLSNSCGPCIGQWKRADGVKGKADSIVSSFNRNFPGRNDGINETLSFLASPEVVTAYALSGDLGFDPVNGTLKGADGKEFKLQPPQGEELPAKGFAKGDEGFVAPAENGDGLTVDIPPTSERLQLLQPFPRWDGKDFEKLPLLIKTKGKTTTDHISPAGPWLKFRGHLDKISDNMFLGANNAFSPEPGKGTNVLTGESNLTIAQIARAYKAKGIGSIVVGDENYGEGSSREHAAMSPRFLNVKVVLTKSFARIHETNLKKQGILALTFADPKDYEKIEQQDRISVTGLNNLTPGKPVQVTIHKTDGTSLTIQANHSITEQQIAWFKAGSALNALN; via the coding sequence ATGTCGATGGATCTAGCCAAAAATTTGTATGCGAAGATGCCTGCCGTGTTTGCCAAGGCCAGAAAGCAGTTCGGCCGCGGGTTGACGTTGGCGGAGAAAGTGCTGGTTTCGCACGCTGATAATTTCGATACGCAGACCTGGGAGCGCGGCAAGGCGATGCTGTCTCTGCGTCCGGATCGCGTGGCGATGCAGGATGCGACGGCCCAGATGGCCATTTTGCAGTTCATGCAGGCCAACAAGAAGCAGGCGGCCGTGCCGAGCACCATCCATTGCGACCACTTGATTCGCGCCGAAATGGGCTCCGAGAAGGACCTGCTCCGCGCCATGGACGAGAACAAGGAAGTCTATAATTTTCTCGCTTCGGCTGCGAAGAAATACGGGATCGGTTTTTGGAAGCCTGGCGCTGGCATCATCCATCAAGTCGTGTTGGAGAATTATGCTTTTCCCGGCAGCTTGATCATCGGCACGGATTCGCACACGCCGAACGGCGGCGGGTTGGGTGGCTTGGCCATTGGCGTCGGTGGCGCGGATGCCGGCGAAGTCATGGCCGGCTTGCCCTGGGAAGTGCTCCATCCGAAGCTGATCGGCATCCGATTGACCGGCAAGTTGAGCGGCTGGGCCTCGCCGAAAGACGTGATTCTCTATCTCTGCGGTTTACTCACGGTCAAAGGCGGAACGAACAAGATCGTCGAGTACTTCGGCCCCGGCGCCGAAACCATCAGCGCAACCGGCAAAGGCACCATTTGTAATATGGGTGCTGAGTTGGGCGCCACGACGTCGGTGTTCCCCTTTGACCAGAAGATGGTCGCCTATTTGAACATCATGGACCGTGCGGATCTGGCCAACCTGGCCATCTCTCACAAAGAGTCGCTCGTGGCGGATCCAGAAGTCTATCAATCGCCGGAGAAGTACTACGATCAGATTGTCGAAGTGGACCTCTCGAAGCTGGAGCCCCATGTGGTCGGCCCTCATACGCCGGATCTCGCGCGACCCATCTCCAAGATGGCAGCCGAAGCGAAGGAAAAGGGTTATCCGCTCGAGGTGAAGGCGGCCCTCATCGGCAGCTGCACGAATTCCTCGTACGAAGACATCAGCCGGTCGGCGCACATTGCCCAGCAGGGGTTGAAGGCGGGCCTCAAGGCCAAGGCCTCGTTTCTCGTCTCGCCAGGTTCCGAGCGCATCTATCACACGATGAAGCGCGACGGATTTCTGGAGACTTTCGAGCAGTTGGGCGGCACGGTCCTTTCGAATTCTTGCGGCCCCTGCATCGGTCAGTGGAAGCGCGCTGACGGAGTGAAGGGCAAGGCGGATTCGATCGTCAGTTCCTTCAATCGGAATTTCCCAGGCCGCAACGACGGCATCAACGAAACCCTGTCGTTCCTCGCCAGTCCGGAAGTGGTGACGGCCTATGCGCTGTCCGGCGATTTGGGATTCGATCCGGTTAACGGCACCCTCAAGGGTGCCGACGGAAAAGAATTCAAATTGCAGCCCCCGCAGGGTGAAGAGCTGCCGGCGAAGGGATTTGCCAAAGGCGATGAAGGGTTTGTGGCTCCGGCAGAAAACGGCGATGGACTCACGGTCGATATTCCTCCGACCAGCGAGCGGCTGCAGCTTTTGCAGCCCTTTCCCCGGTGGGACGGCAAGGACTTCGAGAAGTTGCCGCTCTTGATCAAGACCAAGGGCAAAACCACGACGGACCATATTTCTCCAGCCGGACCCTGGCTGAAGTTCCGCGGTCATCTCGACAAGATCAGCGACAACATGTTCCTGGGCGCCAACAATGCGTTTTCGCCCGAGCCAGGCAAGGGGACCAATGTCCTCACTGGCGAGTCGAATCTGACCATCGCGCAGATCGCCCGGGCCTACAAGGCCAAGGGGATCGGCTCCATCGTTGTCGGGGACGAGAATTACGGAGAGGGCAGCAGCCGCGAACATGCCGCCATGTCGCCGCGCTTCCTCAATGTGAAAGTCGTGCTGACCAAGAGCTTCGCCCGCATCCACGAGACGAATTTGAAGAAACAGGGGATCTTGGCGTTGACCTTCGCTGACCCGAAGGATTACGAGAAGATTGAGCAACAGGACCGCATCAGCGTGACGGGGTTGAACAATCTGACTCCCGGCAAACCGGTGCAGGTGACGATACATAAGACGGATGGCACTTCGCTCACCATCCAGGCGAACCACAGCATCACCGAACAGCAGATTGCGTGGTTCAAGGCTGGTTCAGCATTGAATGCGCTGAACTGA
- a CDS encoding ATP citrate lyase — protein MSILANKDTYVVIQGGVAGVNAARRMAEFCYLIKRSLNVLAFVYPPDAGKSHEIPYGSGLVAVPIYKTVGEATKNHPQINTSLVYIGADRAMKGGMEALDDSHIKVVSMITEGVPEKDAKILGRHATKLGKVFNGPSSIGIVSAGSCRLGVIGGAFDNLVLSKLYREGSFGVITKSGGLSNEIIWICSQFADGITTAIGIGGDAYPGTDYVSYLEMFENDPQTKAVVIVGEMGGDLEERAAEWYGAKKRRVKLMAVVSGFCQESLPKGMKFGHAGAKEGLKGEGSARAKSDALKNAGAIVPATFGALGPAIKEAYQEMLKSGLVKAPVEPASLPKLPKTVEEAMKADEVMVAPLIRTTISDDRGDEPCYDGYPASELINKGYEIPHVVGLLWDKRLISKQEAEIIKRIMMLSADHGPCVSGALGTIIAACAGIGMSQSVAAGLIMIGPRFGGAVTDAGRFFKYAVDNKMTVDEFLVYMKKNHGPVPGIGHRVKSLRNPDKRVKELVGYVKSLNTKTPCLDFALEVEKVTSVKKDNLILNVDGTMAAVLVDIGFPVDSLNGFFILSRTIGLIGHWVDQKRQDSRLIRLFDYLVNYAAPKRREVPPLK, from the coding sequence ATGAGTATCCTGGCGAATAAAGATACCTATGTGGTCATTCAGGGCGGCGTCGCCGGCGTCAACGCCGCGCGCCGGATGGCCGAGTTCTGCTACCTGATCAAACGCTCGCTGAACGTTCTGGCCTTCGTCTATCCGCCTGACGCAGGCAAGAGCCATGAGATCCCCTATGGCAGCGGCTTAGTGGCCGTTCCCATCTATAAGACCGTCGGGGAAGCCACCAAGAACCATCCCCAGATCAATACCAGCCTCGTCTACATCGGCGCGGATCGGGCCATGAAGGGCGGGATGGAAGCCTTGGACGATTCCCACATCAAAGTAGTCTCCATGATCACCGAGGGTGTGCCGGAAAAAGACGCCAAGATCCTGGGGCGCCATGCGACCAAGCTCGGGAAGGTCTTCAACGGTCCTTCGTCGATCGGGATCGTCTCAGCCGGCTCCTGTCGGCTCGGTGTCATTGGCGGCGCATTCGACAATCTGGTGCTCTCGAAGCTCTACCGCGAAGGTTCGTTCGGCGTTATCACCAAGTCTGGCGGCCTCTCCAATGAAATCATCTGGATCTGTTCGCAGTTTGCCGACGGCATCACGACGGCCATCGGGATCGGCGGCGATGCCTATCCGGGCACCGACTATGTCAGCTACTTGGAAATGTTCGAAAACGATCCGCAGACGAAGGCGGTCGTCATCGTCGGCGAAATGGGCGGCGATCTCGAAGAGCGGGCAGCCGAATGGTACGGGGCCAAGAAGCGGCGGGTGAAGTTGATGGCCGTCGTCTCCGGTTTCTGCCAGGAAAGTTTGCCGAAGGGCATGAAGTTCGGTCACGCCGGCGCGAAGGAAGGGTTGAAGGGCGAAGGATCGGCCCGTGCCAAGTCCGATGCGTTGAAGAATGCCGGCGCGATTGTGCCTGCGACGTTCGGCGCCTTGGGGCCTGCGATCAAAGAAGCCTATCAAGAGATGTTGAAGTCCGGTCTGGTCAAGGCGCCGGTTGAGCCGGCCTCCTTGCCGAAGTTGCCGAAGACGGTTGAAGAGGCCATGAAGGCTGATGAAGTGATGGTGGCCCCGCTGATCCGCACGACCATCAGCGACGACCGGGGCGATGAACCCTGCTACGACGGCTATCCGGCTTCCGAGCTCATCAACAAGGGCTACGAGATCCCCCATGTCGTGGGACTCTTGTGGGACAAGCGGCTCATTTCCAAACAGGAAGCCGAAATCATCAAGCGCATCATGATGCTCTCGGCCGACCATGGGCCCTGCGTCAGCGGCGCCTTGGGGACGATCATCGCGGCCTGCGCCGGGATCGGGATGTCCCAGTCGGTGGCAGCAGGCTTGATCATGATCGGCCCCCGCTTTGGCGGCGCTGTGACCGATGCAGGCCGGTTCTTTAAGTATGCCGTCGACAACAAGATGACGGTGGATGAATTCCTCGTCTATATGAAGAAGAACCATGGCCCGGTCCCTGGGATCGGCCATCGCGTCAAGAGCTTGCGTAATCCGGACAAGCGGGTGAAGGAGCTGGTCGGGTACGTCAAGAGCTTGAATACGAAGACCCCCTGCCTGGATTTCGCGCTCGAAGTGGAAAAGGTTACCTCGGTGAAGAAGGACAATTTGATTCTCAACGTGGACGGCACGATGGCGGCGGTGCTCGTCGATATCGGATTCCCGGTCGACAGCTTGAACGGCTTCTTCATCCTCTCGCGCACGATCGGATTGATCGGCCATTGGGTGGATCAGAAGCGTCAGGACAGCCGCCTGATCCGGCTGTTCGATTACCTCGTCAACTATGCGGCGCCCAAACGGCGCGAAGTGCCGCCGCTCAAGTAA
- a CDS encoding ATP citrate lyase: MAKVLEGPGMGLMKKWGITVPNYVVVTSVDELTKLGQANEWLKKSKLVVKAHEALGSRFKLGLVKVDLDFKGAEAAAKEMLGRQVGSITVTQVIVSEMIPHKEEYYCAVKSTREGTDILVANCGGIEVESNWERVKRLALEVGQQPSAEALEKVAKEAGFTGPLVKKMADFAGKMFTCFDSEDAQYLEVNPVVLREQDGELIALDAVTLLDGDAKFRHPDWNFAFAAEFGRAYSKHEMEVMAVDSKIKGSVKFIEIPGGDTAMLPAGGGASVYYSDAVVARGGKLANYAEYSGDPPDWAVEVLTDKVCSLPGIKNIIVGGAIANFTDVKKTFGGIINGFRKAKSEGKLKGVKIWVRRGGPREKEGLDAMRALKDEGFDINVFDRNTPLTDIVDKALQKQ, translated from the coding sequence ATGGCGAAGGTGCTCGAAGGTCCCGGGATGGGGCTGATGAAAAAGTGGGGTATCACGGTCCCCAACTATGTCGTCGTCACCTCGGTTGACGAACTGACGAAACTCGGCCAAGCCAATGAATGGCTGAAGAAATCCAAGCTGGTCGTGAAGGCGCATGAAGCGCTCGGCTCCCGGTTCAAGCTCGGCCTGGTGAAGGTCGATCTGGATTTTAAGGGGGCGGAAGCGGCGGCGAAGGAGATGCTCGGCCGCCAGGTGGGCAGCATCACCGTCACGCAAGTGATTGTGTCTGAAATGATTCCGCACAAGGAAGAATATTATTGTGCGGTGAAGTCCACCCGCGAAGGGACGGACATTCTGGTCGCCAATTGCGGCGGCATCGAAGTCGAATCGAATTGGGAGCGTGTGAAACGTCTGGCCCTGGAAGTCGGGCAGCAGCCCTCGGCGGAGGCGCTTGAGAAGGTGGCCAAGGAGGCGGGCTTTACCGGCCCATTGGTCAAGAAGATGGCCGATTTTGCCGGCAAGATGTTTACCTGCTTCGACAGCGAAGATGCGCAGTATCTGGAAGTGAACCCCGTCGTCCTGCGCGAGCAGGATGGCGAGTTGATTGCCTTGGATGCGGTCACGCTGCTCGATGGCGACGCCAAGTTCCGGCATCCCGATTGGAACTTTGCCTTTGCCGCAGAATTCGGCCGCGCCTATTCCAAGCATGAGATGGAAGTCATGGCGGTCGATTCCAAGATCAAGGGCTCGGTCAAGTTTATCGAGATCCCTGGCGGCGATACGGCCATGCTTCCGGCCGGCGGTGGCGCCAGTGTCTATTATTCCGATGCAGTCGTTGCCCGTGGCGGCAAGCTTGCGAACTATGCCGAGTACTCCGGTGATCCGCCGGACTGGGCAGTCGAAGTCTTGACCGACAAGGTCTGCTCGTTGCCCGGGATTAAGAACATCATCGTCGGCGGGGCGATTGCCAACTTTACCGACGTGAAGAAGACGTTTGGCGGCATCATCAATGGATTCCGCAAGGCGAAGTCCGAGGGGAAGCTCAAGGGCGTCAAGATCTGGGTGCGTCGCGGTGGCCCGCGTGAGAAGGAAGGGCTCGATGCGATGCGCGCGCTCAAAGACGAAGGATTTGACATCAACGTCTTCGACCGCAACACGCCGTTGACCGATATCGTCGACAAAGCGCTACAAAAACAGTAA
- the mutM gene encoding bifunctional DNA-formamidopyrimidine glycosylase/DNA-(apurinic or apyrimidinic site) lyase, protein MPELPEAEAVARQIRARLLGAQLNDCVVGRADIVREGLSTLSWYRGARLEDVERYGKSVALGFRKEGELRYIVAELGMTGLLLFHATQTRHPQHVHVRLSFTGGRESELRYWNPRRFGRMSLLDQTGLEAYRARRFGVDPLTVSREEFVRLLQARRGRLKPLLMHQQVIAGIGNIYANEILFRARLHPNREVARLRETAMIRLYDTMQAVLREAIACGGSSVKDFFAPDGTEGQYKSCHLVYGKEGQPCPNRCGRVIRRLQSERSSFFCPVCQANRLS, encoded by the coding sequence ATGCCGGAATTGCCAGAAGCAGAAGCCGTTGCCAGGCAGATACGAGCCCGTCTTCTCGGCGCGCAGTTGAATGACTGTGTGGTGGGGCGGGCGGATATTGTCCGGGAAGGGCTGTCCACGCTTTCCTGGTATCGGGGCGCAAGGCTGGAAGATGTGGAGCGATACGGCAAGAGCGTGGCGCTGGGGTTCAGAAAAGAGGGCGAGCTCAGGTATATCGTCGCGGAGCTTGGCATGACGGGGCTTCTGCTCTTTCATGCCACGCAGACGAGACATCCGCAGCATGTGCATGTCCGCTTGTCGTTTACAGGGGGACGGGAATCGGAACTGCGCTATTGGAATCCCCGGCGGTTCGGACGGATGTCCTTGCTCGATCAGACGGGGCTCGAGGCCTATCGCGCGCGCCGTTTCGGAGTCGATCCCCTTACCGTGTCGCGCGAAGAGTTCGTTCGTCTCCTGCAAGCCAGGCGGGGACGGCTGAAGCCACTCTTGATGCATCAGCAAGTCATCGCGGGGATCGGGAATATCTACGCGAACGAAATTCTCTTCCGCGCCAGACTCCATCCGAACCGCGAGGTGGCGAGGCTGCGTGAGACGGCGATGATCCGGCTTTACGACACGATGCAGGCAGTGCTGCGCGAGGCGATTGCCTGTGGTGGCTCAAGCGTCAAGGACTTCTTCGCGCCGGATGGCACAGAAGGCCAATACAAGAGCTGTCATCTCGTCTATGGCAAGGAAGGGCAGCCCTGTCCGAACCGTTGCGGGAGGGTAATTCGCCGTCTCCAAAGCGAACGCAGCTCATTTTTTTGTCCGGTTTGCCAGGCTAATCGTCTTTCATGA
- a CDS encoding dual specificity protein phosphatase codes for MHFITETLLVGNINDISQPPPQINVVLQVAAEFTAQPPRRLLSGRVPFSEYAEAEPLLLDQAVSWVEQHHPGNRVIVCCRAGMGRSVSVVMAYLCCVQGMTYAEVLKLVMARRPGATPLPKLEDAIKQVRLLREARAKDKQGSVSHPASSS; via the coding sequence ATGCATTTTATTACCGAGACCCTCCTGGTTGGAAATATCAACGACATAAGCCAGCCGCCACCACAGATCAATGTGGTGCTGCAGGTTGCGGCTGAGTTTACGGCACAGCCGCCCAGACGGTTGTTATCTGGCAGGGTTCCCTTTTCTGAGTATGCCGAAGCTGAGCCGCTGTTATTGGATCAGGCGGTGAGCTGGGTTGAGCAACATCATCCAGGCAATCGGGTGATCGTCTGCTGCCGTGCCGGGATGGGCCGGTCTGTATCGGTCGTGATGGCCTATCTCTGCTGTGTGCAGGGCATGACCTATGCTGAGGTCTTGAAGTTAGTGATGGCGCGACGCCCCGGTGCCACGCCCCTTCCCAAGCTTGAAGATGCGATCAAGCAGGTGCGCCTCCTTCGCGAGGCTCGCGCGAAGGACAAGCAGGGCTCCGTGTCACATCCAGCCTCTAGCTCGTAA
- a CDS encoding ferredoxin oxidoreductase: MSETVKAPETTSQPADSAVAAAKPAARKDPHAEAKRQRVVTPEYLFLEAPRTKEFITGSEAAKEAIRRSNVDLAIAYPITPQSETMQLVGVLYGEGYVKEYYRGEEEVGVMAAIAGGSRAGVRCYTATAGPGTLRGLEGIASWPGHRLPVVAMFTCRVVNAPLAIQPDNIEVAYLLNCGMIVFHAENQQDMYDFTLAGFTISEKNDVTLPVGVCCDGFFVTHARGYVRMQDRSMKLPPREAWRGAVPVLDAENPPARLSRDAPVQKSNFMAYNIHAVWQQEVWAAVERSRKYINQYMGGLLTAENVEGAEAVIIASGSAAAQSREAVRICAEKGIKIGLIKIRSLRPFPTQELRALCGNAKLIVVPEFNYVGWLAKEVATAIYGFSKAKIIGGPRVYGGQSMPVELIVDEVESGLTGKKSTNVAQSSVMGGAVNQDDVAHFMRSI, from the coding sequence ATGAGCGAAACAGTTAAAGCCCCAGAAACGACAAGCCAACCGGCCGATTCAGCCGTGGCCGCCGCCAAGCCGGCCGCCCGGAAAGATCCCCATGCCGAAGCCAAGCGGCAGCGGGTGGTGACGCCGGAATATCTGTTCCTCGAGGCCCCGCGTACGAAAGAGTTCATTACGGGCAGCGAAGCGGCGAAGGAAGCCATTCGGCGATCCAACGTCGATTTGGCCATCGCTTATCCGATCACGCCGCAGAGTGAAACGATGCAGCTCGTGGGCGTGCTCTATGGCGAAGGCTATGTGAAAGAATATTACCGCGGTGAAGAAGAGGTCGGCGTGATGGCGGCGATTGCCGGCGGATCACGAGCCGGCGTCCGTTGCTACACGGCGACGGCCGGTCCCGGCACGTTGCGCGGCTTGGAAGGCATCGCCTCCTGGCCTGGTCACCGGTTGCCGGTGGTCGCGATGTTCACCTGCCGCGTCGTCAACGCCCCGTTGGCCATTCAGCCGGACAATATCGAAGTGGCCTACCTGTTGAACTGCGGCATGATCGTGTTCCATGCCGAGAACCAACAAGATATGTACGATTTCACCTTGGCGGGCTTCACGATCAGCGAAAAGAACGATGTGACGCTGCCCGTCGGTGTCTGCTGCGACGGGTTCTTCGTGACCCACGCCCGTGGCTATGTCCGCATGCAGGACCGCAGCATGAAGCTGCCTCCTCGCGAAGCCTGGCGCGGCGCGGTCCCGGTGCTCGATGCGGAGAATCCTCCCGCCCGTTTGTCCCGCGACGCCCCGGTGCAGAAGTCGAACTTCATGGCGTACAACATCCATGCGGTGTGGCAGCAGGAAGTCTGGGCGGCGGTCGAACGGTCCCGCAAATATATCAATCAGTATATGGGCGGATTGCTCACGGCCGAGAATGTGGAAGGTGCCGAGGCGGTGATCATCGCTTCAGGCAGCGCCGCGGCTCAGTCGAGGGAAGCGGTTCGTATTTGCGCGGAAAAGGGCATCAAGATCGGTTTGATCAAGATCCGGTCGCTCCGCCCGTTTCCGACGCAGGAATTGCGGGCGCTCTGCGGAAATGCCAAGCTCATCGTGGTGCCTGAGTTCAACTATGTCGGCTGGTTGGCGAAGGAAGTGGCCACCGCGATTTACGGATTCTCCAAGGCGAAGATCATCGGTGGACCGCGAGTGTACGGCGGTCAGTCGATGCCTGTGGAGTTGATCGTGGACGAAGTCGAGTCCGGGTTGACCGGGAAGAAGTCGACCAACGTCGCCCAGTCTTCGGTCATGGGCGGAGCCGTCAATCAGGATGACGTCGCGCACTTTATGCGCAGCATCTAG
- a CDS encoding 2-oxoglutarate:ferredoxin oxidoreductase produces the protein MATTPDTRERIIVPGPAGFHPPSAAQLGVALPDPGEGLFYGLLEPNEDKVIEEMARKMLTSPNATIFPGPLVLWAWNEHAVEKAKAVLEIAAQIPNVMIIPMPDYRPKYPKIDPEEVINPNHPNLTIWGNKIEACIFIGVHCHYANLTLKMIRAGTNCLTMAICAEQGHEDAMLTIRDSDIIKLRKTAQVFKRVREEMGIKLPENGENVRFTGTQSRVHGGKTHTNPLTFAPVTVGVAGAAAFGHSAEQMKREG, from the coding sequence GTGGCAACGACGCCTGATACACGAGAACGCATCATTGTTCCTGGTCCAGCCGGATTCCATCCGCCGTCGGCGGCTCAGTTAGGAGTCGCGCTGCCTGACCCGGGCGAAGGGCTTTTCTACGGATTGCTGGAGCCCAACGAAGATAAGGTCATCGAAGAGATGGCCCGTAAAATGCTGACCAGCCCCAACGCCACGATTTTCCCGGGCCCCTTGGTCCTCTGGGCGTGGAACGAGCATGCCGTCGAAAAAGCCAAAGCCGTGCTGGAGATCGCCGCTCAGATTCCGAACGTCATGATCATCCCCATGCCGGACTATCGTCCGAAGTATCCGAAGATCGATCCGGAAGAGGTCATCAATCCGAACCACCCGAATCTCACGATTTGGGGCAATAAGATTGAGGCCTGCATTTTCATCGGCGTGCATTGTCATTACGCCAACTTGACCTTGAAAATGATTCGCGCGGGCACGAACTGCCTGACGATGGCGATCTGCGCGGAGCAGGGCCATGAAGATGCGATGCTGACGATCCGGGATTCGGACATCATCAAGCTGAGAAAGACCGCGCAGGTCTTTAAGCGGGTGCGCGAAGAAATGGGCATCAAGCTGCCGGAAAACGGCGAGAACGTGCGCTTTACCGGTACGCAATCGAGGGTGCATGGCGGAAAAACTCACACGAATCCCCTCACTTTTGCGCCCGTGACGGTGGGCGTTGCCGGCGCGGCTGCCTTCGGCCATTCCGCCGAGCAGATGAAGCGTGAAGGCTAA
- a CDS encoding 2-oxoacid:acceptor oxidoreductase family protein, with translation MAKRFNIRMAGVGGQGVVTGSHILSTAVIQAGGESTIVPFYGSEKRMAPVESYVRVSDEPIYEIGEITFPHIIIIFHPQVITHGKSYTMPFYFGLKEDGIALINNDGPMSLHKDQARELEERRAKLYYFPATKLSLEVSGMDLCTNMALMGCIGAITGLTTVEALEQSVKDRFLGKGFVVSGGTAALDSVVERKFKKKQELIDKNVAVIQAGWNYAVDHGWAAPTVKRSEASATVGA, from the coding sequence ATGGCAAAGCGCTTCAACATTCGGATGGCGGGGGTCGGTGGTCAAGGTGTCGTGACGGGGTCACACATTCTGAGCACCGCGGTGATCCAGGCCGGCGGCGAAAGCACGATCGTCCCATTTTATGGGTCGGAAAAGCGGATGGCCCCGGTTGAGAGCTATGTCCGCGTGTCGGATGAGCCGATCTATGAGATCGGGGAGATCACCTTCCCGCACATCATCATCATCTTCCATCCGCAGGTCATTACCCACGGCAAGTCCTATACGATGCCCTTCTACTTCGGATTGAAGGAAGACGGGATTGCGCTGATCAACAACGACGGCCCGATGTCGCTGCATAAGGATCAGGCCCGTGAATTGGAAGAACGCCGCGCGAAGCTCTATTACTTCCCTGCCACCAAGTTGTCCCTCGAAGTCTCGGGCATGGATCTCTGCACGAATATGGCCCTGATGGGCTGCATTGGCGCCATCACGGGGCTGACCACGGTTGAAGCGCTGGAGCAGTCGGTGAAGGACCGGTTCCTGGGCAAGGGATTTGTCGTCTCCGGAGGAACCGCGGCCTTGGACAGCGTCGTCGAGCGGAAGTTCAAAAAGAAGCAGGAATTGATCGATAAAAATGTGGCGGTGATTCAGGCCGGCTGGAACTATGCGGTCGATCACGGTTGGGCTGCGCCGACAGTGAAACGGTCGGAAGCCAGTGCGACCGTAGGGGCCTAA